Sequence from the Segatella copri genome:
TATTTCACCACCAACACGCTCATCGAAACAGCCAACCAGTTTGTGCGTGAAGGGGGCGAATGGCTCTATATAGATGAGGTACACAAATATGAAGGATGGTCGCAGGAGCTCAAGCAGATATACGATTCCCACCCTGGGCTTCATGTATTCTTTACAGGCTCTTCCATCCTCGACATCATAGATGGCGAAGCCGACTTGAGTCGCAGAGCCATCTTGTTTGACATGCAGGGTTTATCATTCCGTGAATACCTGGAAATGTTTCATGGCATCAAGACTCCTATCAGAAGCCTAGAGGATATCCTCAATGGGAAAACAGAGATAGAAGGTCTCCAGCATCCGATACCGCTCTTCAACCAATATCTGCGCGTGGGGTATTATCCATTCTCCAAAGAAGGATTTTTCCAGCAAAGATTGCAGCAAGTGATACGCCTCACGATGGAAGTGGACATCCCACAGTATGCCAACATGTCGCCAGCCACAGGTAAGAAACTGCGCCGTATGTTATCCATCATAGCCAGCAATGTGCCTTACAAGCCAGAGGCCACAGGATTGGCTAATGAGATCAAGGTGAGCCGCAACGACATACCTACCTATTTATTATATATGGAGAAGGCAGGCATGATAGGACAACTACGTGATGAGACAGGCGGCATGCGAGGACTTGGCAAGACCGAAAAGGTATATCTAGACAATACCAACATCATCTATGCCCTCTCTGGCGAGAATGCCAACATAGGCAATGTGAGGGAGACATTCTTCTACAACCAAACTCGCCTAGCTCTAGATGTAACCTCTTCCAAGGTTTCCGACTTTTCCATTGGCAAATATACCTTTGAGATAGGCGGAGCCAAAAAGAGCCATCGCCAGATAAAAGACGTAGCCGATTCCTTCATTGTGCGTGATGATACGGAGTATGCCAATGGCGATATTCTCCCACTTTGGGCCTTCGGATTGCTCTATTAGTCATTTTCCAAAAACGATTCACGATTTCAATTCTCCTTTCACCATTCGCCAAAAATGAAGACCATCAGAAACTTATAATTATTTCCCAGTATAGAAATCTGTGATGCGTCGGATGGCACGCTGGCAAACCGGACAGAAATCATCCACTTCGTTGATTCGCATACGGCAAACCTGCGCCGGACGGTAACATCCCTTGCTTTGGTTGCCCGCACCCTCGAACACACCAATCTTGAAGACGGCTTCGTTGAGTTTCTTCTGCTCCTTTGCGTTCTTGATATTCTTATGATCCGGTAGTTTGGCAAGCGGCGTAGGAATCTTCACGCCCTTCGGCATCATATCCGCCCACTTGCTCTGGAAATCCTTCAGCGTGGTGAGGTTAGGCTCCCAAGGCTCGGTATCACTAGGATACATCGGGTCATACTCATCGGTACTGTACTCATCACCCAAGCCCGCATAGCCATGACCGAACTCATGTACCAGCACCTTCTTGAACGTAGGATGATCAGAGGTAGAAAGCGTTACCTGGTTATAGATGCCGCCGCCACCATACGTAGGAGAATTCACCAATACGATGATCTGCTCGAAAGGCACATTACTCAAGGCATCATAGATGCGATGAATCTTGCTCGTAGTGAGATAACGGTTCGAATAAAAAGTATCGTAATGAGAGCAAGCCATCGTGTTCTTCCATTTCCCTTCGTGCGGAATACTTGGTCCCTCATCGAGCGATGGAGCCGCAA
This genomic interval carries:
- a CDS encoding ATP-binding protein, whose protein sequence is MDITLINYMKEQLELVSLAFKRYNYDKLPWEARLVGLMGPRGVGKSTLILQHIKSNSLEEQAKSLYVSADHSYFTTNTLIETANQFVREGGEWLYIDEVHKYEGWSQELKQIYDSHPGLHVFFTGSSILDIIDGEADLSRRAILFDMQGLSFREYLEMFHGIKTPIRSLEDILNGKTEIEGLQHPIPLFNQYLRVGYYPFSKEGFFQQRLQQVIRLTMEVDIPQYANMSPATGKKLRRMLSIIASNVPYKPEATGLANEIKVSRNDIPTYLLYMEKAGMIGQLRDETGGMRGLGKTEKVYLDNTNIIYALSGENANIGNVRETFFYNQTRLALDVTSSKVSDFSIGKYTFEIGGAKKSHRQIKDVADSFIVRDDTEYANGDILPLWAFGLLY
- a CDS encoding M64 family metallopeptidase, encoding MMVLPMQAQRFEDNFEDKTLRLDYIVAGDSVNQAIYFEQAYSNPTWAGRKTRLDEKFLNGNGQVTVYEHGTNKVLYVNTFSTLFQEWQLTQEAKHLQKSFESSFLVPFPKRPVDVSITLSDTHQKVTAELRHTINPQDILIRPLGENGIPYRYIVKSGETADCVDLAIIAEGYRQEQMDKFYQDAQRAADAIFEREPFALLKSRFNVVAVAAPSLDEGPSIPHEGKWKNTMACSHYDTFYSNRYLTTSKIHRIYDALSNVPFEQIIVLVNSPTYGGGGIYNQVTLSTSDHPTFKKVLVHEFGHGYAGLGDEYSTDEYDPMYPSDTEPWEPNLTTLKDFQSKWADMMPKGVKIPTPLAKLPDHKNIKNAKEQKKLNEAVFKIGVFEGAGNQSKGCYRPAQVCRMRINEVDDFCPVCQRAIRRITDFYTGK